CAAGGTCGATGCCTTCCTTGGCTTTGGTCTCGGCGATATCCCTGACGCAGACCACGACCACGCAGGAACCAAGCTTGTGCGCCGTCATCATCACCCGGTAGCCGGTCTCCTCGCTCATGCGGAAGACGGCCTTCAGGATCGTGATCACCAGTTCGCGCGGCGTATAATCGTCATTGACGAGAATGACCTTGTAGAGCTTTGGCTTGTCCAGCTTGAGCTTCACTTTGGTCTTCGGTTTCAGGGCAATGTCATTGTCACTCATCGGAAAAACCCACCCGTTGATGACATGGAAAAGGCGGAGAAAAACATCCGCCATCAATATATTGCACCGTAAGCACGGCAGTTCAATGACGGAGTGTTATTCCGCGGAGAGCAGGAGGCAATTCTGGCCGGCTTTTTCCAGGATTGCGGCAGCCTTCTTGTCGAATGTCACGAATGTTTCGCCGCCAAGCCTGCGACCTTCGAAGACGATGATGCCATCGGCGAAGTCCCCGCCAGCATCGAGAAAGGATAATCCGGCTTCGACGGCAACTCTGTCATAGACAACCTTCCTGTCCGATATCAGCAGCCGGATGGCCGCTGATATCTCTGAAGCGCTCTTGCGATAGACCCGGCTGGCGACCCAGACGAATTCGCAAAACGTCAGATTGGAAATGAACAGGCGTTCGGCCTCGCGCATGAACGTCCTTGCACGCTCAGTTTGCTTCGGATCGTCGTGCACGGCCGAACGTACGAGCACATTCGAATCAACGATCATTGTCGACGCCGACCTCGCCTGCCCAGCCCGCCTTTATGGCCTCATCGATCTCTTCGAGCGTCGCATGAATATTCACCTTATTCTCCAAACTCCCGAAGAAGCTTTCCACCGAGCCGGCGACCGGCCGCCT
The Rhizobium leguminosarum DNA segment above includes these coding regions:
- the clpS gene encoding ATP-dependent Clp protease adapter ClpS codes for the protein MSDNDIALKPKTKVKLKLDKPKLYKVILVNDDYTPRELVITILKAVFRMSEETGYRVMMTAHKLGSCVVVVCVRDIAETKAKEGIDLAKGMGFPLMFTTEPEE
- a CDS encoding type II toxin-antitoxin system VapC family toxin; the protein is MIVDSNVLVRSAVHDDPKQTERARTFMREAERLFISNLTFCEFVWVASRVYRKSASEISAAIRLLISDRKVVYDRVAVEAGLSFLDAGGDFADGIIVFEGRRLGGETFVTFDKKAAAILEKAGQNCLLLSAE
- a CDS encoding AbrB/MazE/SpoVT family DNA-binding domain-containing protein, encoding MATLTVTAKGQVTLKKEVLQHLGVRPGDKIDVDLLPGGKLEVVAVGRRPVAGSVESFFGSLENKVNIHATLEEIDEAIKAGWAGEVGVDNDR